The following coding sequences are from one Paracoccus alcaliphilus window:
- a CDS encoding 3-deoxy-D-manno-octulosonic acid transferase has translation MIHTAAARLAETGLRLRAMMGGGETLRQRLVLDDPPPQADIWVHGASVGELVSARIIIEALAGSAQVLVTANSPTGRDMAAGWGLPARLAPLDVPGALGRFLDAARPRLALTVEGEFWPLRSRMLAARGVPQAMIGARISARSAVRWGRLRGLIAPVLGRIEALSAQDAGSEERLRALGLPQAAILPRLDLKLLAPAAIAPPPDDPARDRVWLAASTHEGEDGVILDAWLAARQSCPDLRLILAPRHPRRGDEIATLIAARGLTVARRSGGAESGPVLLADTLGEMSRWYAAAGICFIGGTLTDRGGHTPWEPAAWRCAILHGPHVSNHAEGFAALAQAGAARQLHPQDLGATVARLAADPAQAQRMGHAARAVLDRRAGNPASLIARLRDLANTRDRNDIQGQ, from the coding sequence ATGATTCACACCGCCGCCGCCCGCCTTGCCGAAACCGGCCTGCGGCTGCGCGCCATGATGGGCGGAGGCGAAACACTGCGGCAGCGGCTGGTGCTGGACGATCCGCCCCCGCAGGCGGATATCTGGGTGCATGGCGCCTCGGTCGGAGAGCTGGTTTCCGCCCGCATCATCATCGAGGCGCTGGCCGGATCGGCGCAGGTTCTGGTGACGGCCAACAGCCCGACCGGGCGCGACATGGCCGCGGGATGGGGTCTGCCTGCGCGGCTGGCGCCGCTGGATGTGCCGGGCGCGCTGGGGCGGTTTCTGGACGCCGCCCGCCCCCGTCTGGCGCTGACCGTCGAGGGCGAGTTCTGGCCGCTGCGTTCGCGCATGCTGGCGGCGCGGGGCGTGCCGCAGGCGATGATCGGGGCGCGGATCTCGGCCCGCTCGGCGGTGCGCTGGGGGCGATTGCGCGGCCTGATCGCGCCGGTTCTGGGCCGGATCGAGGCGCTGTCGGCGCAGGATGCGGGCAGCGAGGAGCGGTTGCGCGCCCTTGGCCTGCCGCAAGCCGCGATCCTGCCGCGTCTGGACCTGAAGCTGCTGGCCCCCGCCGCGATTGCGCCGCCGCCCGACGATCCGGCGCGGGACCGCGTGTGGCTGGCTGCCTCGACTCATGAGGGCGAGGACGGCGTGATCCTTGATGCCTGGCTGGCCGCGCGGCAGTCCTGCCCCGATCTGCGGCTGATCCTGGCCCCCCGCCACCCGAGACGCGGTGATGAGATCGCGACGCTGATCGCGGCGCGCGGGTTGACCGTGGCGCGGCGGTCGGGTGGGGCGGAAAGCGGGCCGGTGCTGCTGGCCGATACATTGGGCGAGATGTCGCGCTGGTATGCGGCTGCAGGCATCTGTTTCATCGGCGGCACGCTGACCGACCGGGGCGGGCACACCCCGTGGGAGCCTGCCGCATGGCGCTGCGCGATCCTGCACGGCCCCCATGTCAGCAACCATGCCGAAGGCTTTGCGGCGCTGGCGCAGGCCGGGGCCGCGCGGCAGCTTCATCCGCAGGATCTGGGCGCCACGGTGGCCCGGCTGGCCGCTGATCCGGCGCAGGCGCAGCGGATGGGACATGCCGCCCGCGCGGTGCTGGACCGGCGCGCAGGCAATCCCGCGTCCCTGATCGCGCGGCTTCGCGATCTTGCGAATACCCGCGACAGAAACGATATACAGGGGCAGTAA
- a CDS encoding Lrp/AsnC family transcriptional regulator → MTALDLIDRKIVAELMRDATMPVARIADRVGLTQTPCWKRIQKLEATGVLTGRVALANPARLGFGLTVFVGVEAPDHSSEWRQQFSRAIDTMPEIMEVYRMAGELDYLLRVSVSDMADFDRLYRDLTDAVPIKNITSHFVMERMRFSTSYPVDTRNR, encoded by the coding sequence ATGACCGCGCTTGACCTTATCGACCGCAAGATCGTCGCCGAACTGATGCGCGACGCGACGATGCCTGTCGCCCGGATCGCGGATCGGGTGGGGCTGACGCAGACCCCCTGCTGGAAACGCATCCAGAAGCTGGAGGCGACCGGCGTGCTGACCGGTCGCGTCGCTTTGGCCAATCCCGCCCGTCTGGGCTTTGGCCTGACCGTCTTTGTCGGCGTCGAGGCCCCCGATCACAGCAGCGAATGGCGCCAGCAATTCTCGCGCGCGATCGACACCATGCCCGAGATCATGGAGGTTTACCGCATGGCCGGGGAGCTGGATTACCTGCTGCGGGTTTCGGTCTCGGACATGGCCGATTTCGACCGGCTGTATCGCGACCTGACCGATGCCGTGCCGATCAAGAACATCACTTCGCATTTCGTGATGGAGAGGATGCGGTTCTCGACCAGCTATCCGGTCGATACCCGCAACCGCTAA
- a CDS encoding TonB-dependent receptor plug domain-containing protein, which produces MFRDRNCSLIALTVALTPFAAMAQDGALMLDEIVISGGMSPVAADGYGRAHTVLTGDEIEARGIATVQDALRGVPGVSVTSTGETLTGIRIRGGEANHVLVLIDGVEANSPGQGNYIFSGMLTDNIERIEILRGPQSSIHGPNAASGVISITTRRADAPGLSYGGGVELGGQGTRAANAYLRAAGERGAISLSIASRHTDGDDTSRTPGGDRDFNDREALALNGSYDLGDGISTGFTLRRSWQKYGYDQAGSYDEDGAWEPVDDPDDYVIDAPLTADRDEVYGSLWLEAEAMGGRLLNRLTVTGVNQDTDHFRDGVPDYDDASRRRELRLGATWAIDGNDARNAAQKLNFAASKRRETYRASFAPGGDYERDMTSLALEYQGGFDNGASVQAGIRRDLNDVFRDATSWNLAAAWQAPERDLRLRAAIGRATVNPTMFEQYGYIPGSYEGNPDLTPETSLGYEIGADLGFADGRGQAGLTVFTSKVEDMIIGTGETSVNIDGTSTRKGFELTADMQVTGNFRIGADYTYNDARKEDGGVLARVPRHEAHLRARVDFAQGRGAVTAELRHVAGNHDEEWFRSFAPDTTKLPDFTTVNLAAHYDLTDHVRLSGRVVNLFDKDYSEAWGYYGQGRTAYVGLSARW; this is translated from the coding sequence ATGTTTCGTGACCGCAATTGTTCCCTGATCGCCCTGACCGTCGCCCTGACGCCCTTTGCCGCGATGGCGCAGGATGGTGCGCTGATGCTGGATGAGATCGTGATCTCGGGCGGGATGAGCCCGGTGGCCGCCGATGGCTATGGTCGCGCCCATACGGTGCTGACCGGTGACGAGATCGAGGCGCGCGGCATCGCCACCGTTCAGGATGCGCTGCGCGGCGTGCCGGGCGTTTCCGTCACTTCGACCGGAGAGACGCTGACCGGCATCCGCATCCGGGGCGGAGAGGCCAACCATGTGCTGGTGCTGATCGACGGGGTCGAGGCCAATTCCCCCGGCCAGGGGAACTATATCTTCAGCGGTATGTTGACCGACAATATCGAGCGGATCGAGATCCTGCGCGGCCCGCAATCCTCGATTCACGGGCCCAACGCCGCCTCGGGCGTGATCTCGATCACCACCCGCCGGGCCGACGCGCCGGGTCTGTCCTATGGCGGTGGCGTAGAACTGGGCGGTCAGGGCACTCGCGCTGCTAATGCCTATCTTCGCGCGGCGGGTGAGCGCGGCGCGATCAGCTTGTCCATCGCCAGCCGCCACACCGATGGCGACGACACCTCGCGCACCCCCGGTGGCGATCGCGATTTCAACGACCGCGAGGCGCTGGCGCTTAATGGTTCCTACGATCTGGGCGACGGGATCAGCACCGGTTTCACCCTGCGCCGAAGCTGGCAGAAATACGGTTATGATCAAGCCGGCTCATATGATGAGGACGGCGCGTGGGAGCCGGTGGATGACCCCGACGATTACGTCATCGACGCCCCGCTGACCGCCGACCGGGACGAGGTCTATGGCTCGCTCTGGCTGGAGGCCGAGGCGATGGGCGGCAGGCTGCTGAACCGGCTGACCGTGACCGGCGTGAATCAGGATACCGATCATTTCAGGGACGGCGTGCCGGATTACGACGATGCTTCGCGTCGTCGCGAACTTCGCCTTGGTGCGACATGGGCCATTGACGGTAATGATGCCCGCAATGCCGCGCAAAAGCTGAATTTCGCCGCCAGCAAGCGGCGCGAGACCTATCGGGCCTCATTCGCACCGGGCGGCGATTACGAACGTGACATGACTTCGCTGGCGTTGGAATATCAGGGCGGTTTCGACAACGGCGCCAGTGTTCAGGCCGGTATCCGGCGCGATCTGAACGATGTCTTTCGCGACGCGACCTCGTGGAACCTTGCCGCTGCGTGGCAGGCGCCGGAGCGCGATCTGCGGCTTCGCGCTGCCATCGGCCGGGCCACGGTCAATCCGACCATGTTCGAACAATATGGTTATATCCCCGGCAGTTATGAGGGCAACCCGGACCTGACGCCGGAAACCAGCCTCGGATATGAAATCGGCGCCGATCTGGGTTTTGCCGACGGGCGCGGGCAGGCTGGGCTGACCGTCTTTACCAGCAAGGTCGAGGACATGATTATTGGCACCGGCGAAACCTCGGTCAATATCGACGGCACCAGCACCCGCAAGGGTTTTGAGCTGACCGCCGACATGCAGGTGACCGGCAATTTCCGCATTGGCGCCGATTACACCTATAACGATGCGAGAAAAGAGGATGGCGGTGTCCTTGCCCGTGTGCCGCGCCACGAGGCACATCTGCGCGCGCGGGTCGATTTTGCGCAAGGTCGCGGCGCGGTCACGGCCGAGTTGCGTCATGTCGCCGGCAATCATGATGAAGAATGGTTTCGCAGCTTTGCCCCGGACACCACCAAGCTTCCCGATTTCACCACCGTCAACCTTGCGGCCCATTATGACCTGACCGACCATGTCCGCCTGTCGGGCCGGGTGGTGAACCTGTTCGACAAGGATTATTCCGAGGCATGGGGCTATTACGGGCAGGGCCGCACGGCCTATGTCGGGCTGTCCGCCAGATGGTGA
- a CDS encoding ABC transporter substrate-binding protein, with product MVRRWLLAACLAGGIGAGAGAAPPQRVLSMNLCTDQLAMMLAAPGQLVSVSHLALDPRASAMTREAAGYEVNHGLAEEVFLMQPDLVLAGRYTSRTAVDMLRRLEVPVEEFDIVSDLDGLRHGIRRMGQVLGREAEAQRIIQGFDADLARLGDAEGKDPSAALYSANGYSSGDSSLAGQILLTAGFRNIAADAGIPFGGFLPLELLVLADPDLVVLDSRNHGASRAEEIYDHPALRQVMAQSPVETVSDRDWICGTPHVLRAIETLARARAALVGGQ from the coding sequence ATGGTGAGGCGCTGGCTGCTGGCCGCCTGCCTTGCGGGCGGCATTGGCGCAGGTGCCGGGGCCGCGCCGCCGCAGCGTGTGCTGTCGATGAACCTCTGCACCGATCAGTTGGCGATGATGCTGGCCGCGCCGGGGCAGTTGGTCTCGGTCAGTCATCTGGCGCTGGACCCGCGCGCCTCGGCCATGACGCGCGAGGCGGCGGGCTATGAGGTCAATCACGGGCTGGCCGAAGAGGTGTTTCTGATGCAGCCCGATCTGGTGCTGGCGGGGCGCTATACCTCGCGGACGGCGGTGGATATGTTGCGGCGGCTGGAGGTGCCTGTCGAGGAGTTCGACATCGTGAGCGACCTTGACGGGCTGCGCCACGGCATCCGCCGGATGGGGCAGGTGCTGGGCCGAGAGGCCGAGGCGCAGCGGATCATCCAAGGATTCGACGCCGATCTGGCGCGGCTGGGCGATGCCGAGGGAAAGGACCCCAGCGCCGCGCTTTATTCCGCGAATGGTTACAGTTCCGGCGATTCCAGTCTGGCGGGGCAGATCCTGCTGACGGCAGGCTTTCGCAATATCGCCGCCGATGCGGGCATCCCCTTTGGCGGCTTCCTGCCGCTGGAATTGCTGGTGCTGGCCGACCCCGATCTGGTGGTGCTGGACAGCCGCAATCATGGCGCGTCGCGCGCCGAAGAGATCTATGACCATCCCGCCCTGCGGCAGGTCATGGCGCAAAGCCCGGTGGAAACCGTCAGCGACCGCGACTGGATCTGCGGCACTCCGCATGTGCTGCGCGCCATCGAGACCCTGGCCCGGGCGCGGGCGGCACTGGTGGGCGGGCAATGA
- a CDS encoding FecCD family ABC transporter permease has product MTRRAQGRNHLLLAALAVLVAALCLASLLIGPSGLSARLALPALLGQGDPMLVLVMQEVRLPRALLAVMVGAALGLSGAVLQGFLRNPLAEPGLIGTSASAALGAVLAIHTGLAAAWAPGLPLAALAGALVSVLLILLLAGPRGGTLVLILAGIAISALAGAGTSLVLNLSPNPFAANEIVFWMMGSLADRSMLHVWTAAPLMVLGLVLLTGVGRALDALTLGEDAAASLGIRLGRLRLGIVAGVAALIGAATAVAGAIGFVGLVVPHLLRPLVGASPARLIPASALGGAAMVLAADIAVRLILPGRDLKLGVLTALIGAPFFLHLILKTRRQGL; this is encoded by the coding sequence ATGACCAGGCGCGCGCAGGGGCGCAATCATCTGCTGCTGGCGGCGCTGGCGGTTCTGGTCGCGGCGCTGTGTCTGGCGTCCCTGCTGATCGGGCCGTCGGGCCTGTCTGCGCGTCTGGCGCTGCCTGCGTTGCTGGGGCAGGGCGATCCGATGCTGGTTCTGGTCATGCAAGAGGTCCGCTTGCCGCGCGCGCTGCTGGCGGTGATGGTCGGCGCGGCGCTGGGGCTGTCGGGGGCGGTGTTGCAGGGGTTCCTGCGCAACCCGCTGGCCGAGCCGGGGCTGATCGGCACATCGGCCTCGGCCGCGCTGGGGGCGGTGCTGGCCATCCATACCGGACTGGCGGCGGCATGGGCGCCGGGCCTGCCGCTGGCGGCGCTGGCGGGGGCGCTGGTCTCGGTCCTGCTGATCCTGCTGCTGGCCGGGCCGCGTGGGGGAACGCTGGTGCTGATTCTGGCGGGGATCGCGATTTCGGCGCTGGCCGGGGCGGGCACCTCGCTGGTGCTGAACCTGTCGCCCAACCCCTTTGCCGCCAATGAGATCGTGTTCTGGATGATGGGCTCGCTGGCGGATCGCTCGATGCTGCATGTCTGGACGGCGGCGCCGCTGATGGTGCTGGGGCTGGTGCTGCTGACCGGTGTCGGACGGGCGCTGGACGCGCTGACACTGGGCGAGGATGCGGCGGCCAGTCTGGGCATCCGGCTGGGGCGGCTGCGGTTGGGCATCGTCGCGGGTGTCGCGGCGCTGATCGGGGCGGCGACGGCGGTCGCGGGGGCCATCGGCTTTGTCGGGCTGGTGGTGCCGCATCTGCTGCGGCCTCTGGTCGGGGCCAGCCCGGCGCGGCTGATCCCGGCCTCGGCGCTTGGCGGGGCGGCGATGGTGCTGGCCGCCGATATCGCCGTGCGGCTGATCCTGCCGGGCCGCGATCTGAAACTGGGGGTGCTGACCGCGCTGATCGGCGCGCCGTTCTTTCTGCACCTGATCCTCAAGACACGGAGGCAGGGGCTGTGA
- a CDS encoding ABC transporter ATP-binding protein produces the protein MLDLSGLSVRRNGRAVIEGVDLRIGAGEFVGLLGPNGAGKTTLLRGALGLLPATGHSSLVAMGQALRARAVAFMPQGRDIAWPMPVEALVALGRIAHPGAAGDADRAAIERAIAALQLEPLRHRPATRLSGGEQARVLIARALAQETPLLLADEPIAGLDPAAQIQVMRLFAGLAGQGGAVLASLHDLGLAARHCTRLVMLHQGRIAADGSPEQVLTADNLACVFGIRAHLSQGADGLLFQPLDTMT, from the coding sequence TTGCTGGACCTGTCCGGGCTGTCCGTGCGCCGCAATGGCCGCGCGGTGATCGAGGGCGTCGATCTGCGCATCGGGGCCGGTGAATTCGTCGGTCTGCTGGGGCCGAATGGCGCGGGCAAGACGACGCTGCTGCGCGGGGCATTGGGGTTGCTGCCCGCGACCGGGCATTCCTCGCTGGTGGCGATGGGGCAGGCACTGCGGGCGCGGGCGGTGGCCTTCATGCCGCAAGGGCGCGACATTGCCTGGCCGATGCCGGTCGAGGCGCTGGTGGCGCTTGGCCGCATCGCCCATCCCGGCGCGGCGGGGGATGCCGACCGCGCCGCCATCGAACGCGCCATCGCCGCGCTGCAACTGGAGCCCCTGCGTCACCGCCCCGCAACCCGGCTGTCGGGGGGCGAACAGGCGCGGGTGCTGATCGCGCGGGCGCTGGCGCAGGAAACCCCGCTGCTGCTGGCGGATGAGCCGATCGCCGGGCTGGACCCGGCGGCCCAGATACAGGTGATGCGGCTGTTTGCGGGGCTGGCAGGGCAGGGTGGCGCGGTGCTGGCCTCGTTGCACGATCTGGGGCTGGCGGCGCGGCACTGCACCCGGCTGGTGATGCTGCATCAGGGGCGGATCGCTGCCGACGGGTCGCCCGAACAGGTGCTGACGGCGGATAACCTGGCCTGCGTCTTTGGCATCAGGGCGCATCTGTCGCAGGGTGCGGACGGCCTGCTGTTCCAGCCGCTTGATACGATGACCTGA
- a CDS encoding DUF5671 domain-containing protein, which translates to MADHLARFVRQSLQAGQSRDAIARALSDAGWSGAEIRDALDGWGDSAAGLPPVPRPRATVSARDAVIYGLLFVSLVILSWHIVQLGFGVIESLLPYLDDSMPPVGRMRWAIAALLAFLPVFVLLDRRVARASGGDPGQRRSLVRRWFASAALLISALVLLGDLVATLYAALTGDMTLRFALKALLVAVMGGLVLAYYRGDLDG; encoded by the coding sequence ATGGCCGATCATCTTGCCCGGTTCGTCAGGCAATCCCTGCAAGCGGGCCAAAGCCGCGACGCCATCGCCAGGGCGCTGAGCGATGCGGGCTGGTCGGGGGCCGAGATCCGCGATGCGCTGGACGGCTGGGGCGATTCCGCAGCAGGACTGCCGCCGGTGCCGCGCCCGCGTGCGACGGTTTCCGCCCGCGACGCGGTGATCTACGGGCTGCTGTTCGTCTCGTTGGTGATCCTGTCCTGGCATATCGTGCAGCTGGGCTTTGGCGTGATCGAATCGCTGCTGCCCTATCTGGACGACTCCATGCCTCCGGTCGGCCGGATGCGATGGGCCATTGCCGCGCTGCTGGCCTTCCTGCCGGTTTTCGTGCTGCTGGATCGGCGGGTGGCGCGTGCCTCGGGGGGCGATCCCGGCCAGAGGCGGTCGCTGGTGCGGCGCTGGTTCGCCTCGGCCGCGCTGCTGATCTCGGCGCTGGTGCTGCTGGGCGATCTGGTGGCGACGCTCTATGCCGCGCTGACCGGCGACATGACGCTGCGCTTTGCGCTCAAGGCGCTGCTGGTCGCCGTAATGGGCGGGCTGGTGCTGGCCTATTATCGCGGGGATCTGGATGGCTGA